In bacterium, the sequence CAAGGACCCGCGCGAGGTGCTGCTTCCGCTCGTCCAGTACGCCAAAGTCGACTTCTCGCGGCACAAGTCGGCGGCCCTTCGCAAGATCGCCCGGACGCTCAACGAGCATCAGCTGGTCCGCGTCGCCACGCGGATCGAGACCGAGCGGGGGCAGCGGATCTTCGAGCAGCAGGAGTGGCACCTGGCGCTCGGCTATTTCTTCGCCCACCCCGAGCAGGTCGCGCGCGCTCGGCCCTCGATCCGTCGGAGCCGGATGCTCGAGCTGCTCGGCCGGATCGACGACGACACGCCGGCGGAGGAGATCGCGAAGCAGCTGAAGCGCGTGCCGCATCTCACGATGAACGTGCTCTCGATGGCCAACCTCGTCCGCGACGACGCGGCCCAGCGGATCGAGTCCGTCGAGCAGGCGGTCGTGATGGTCGGTCGGGATCGCCTGATGCGCTGGCTCCACCTCCTGCTCTTCGCAAGCGACGATCCCAACGGACTCGCGGATCCGCTCTGCCAGCTCTCGAGTACCCGCAGCACCCTGATGGAGCGCCTGGCGCGCTTCTCGGGGCAGGACGACCTGAACCCCGATCGCGCCGCCCTCGCCGGCCTCCTCTCCCTCGCCCCGGCGCTCCTCGGCATGAGCGTGAAGGAGGTCTGTCGCAAGCTCGCGCTCGAGTACTCGATCGAGAAGGCGCTGCTTCGGCGCGAGGGTCCGGTCGGCGAGCTCCTAGCCCTCGTCGAGTGTCGCGAAGAGCAGGACTCCGTCGGGATCGCAGAGAACCTGGCGAAGCTCGGCCTCGACTGGCCGGACCTCGAACGTGCGGCGCTCGAGACGATCGGCTGGAACCAGGAGCTGTCCGGCCTCCAGACGACCGGCGACCGACCCGTCCGCCTCGGCTAATCCTCCGCCGCGAGCGCCTTCTTCATCACGCCGAGCATCGACTCACGGAACTGCTTCGTCGCCGCGGAGTCCGCCACGATTCCGTCGAAGCCGTGGAAGACGCCGTCGACCACGATCGTCTCACACTCGACTCCGGCAGCCCGCAGCCGCTCGGCGTAGGCCATGTCCTCGTCGCAGAAGAGATCGAGAGCGCCGACCCCGATCCAGGTCGTGGGCAACCCGCCGAGGTCTTCGTTGCGCGCGGGAACGGCGATCGGATCCGCCTCCGCCGCACCCGCTTCGTGTCCCAGATACGACGACCAGCCGATCCGGTTCGAGCGGTTGTCCCAGAGACGGAAGGCGCTCTCGTCGAGGTCGGTCCGCAAGACCGTCCGATCGTCGAGCATCGGGTAGACGAGGATCTGCGCCGCGAGTCGGATCTCGCCCTTCTCCCGCGCGTGCAGCGCGACCTGTGCCGCGAGACCGCCGCCGGCGCTCGCGCCCGCCACTGCGATCCGACTCGCGTCGACGTCGTCGCGCTTCGCGAGCCAGGTGAGCGCGGCGTAGGCGTCGTCGAGCGCGGCGGGGAAGGCGTGCTGCGGAGACAGTCGATAGACCGGCGCGACCACGACCGCACCGAGCTCGTCCGCGATCCAGCGACAGAGCGCGTCGTCCTGTTTGGGCGACCCCATCAGGAAGCCCCCGCCGTGGAGCCAGAGGACCGCCGGCATCGGCCGATCCCCCGCCGAAGTCGGCCGATGGACCCGAAGCGGTCCCGCTCCGCTGTCGTCGAACTCGACGTCGTCCGGATCCGCACCGCGGCCCGCGAGGCCGCCCAGGAATCGGAGGAGCGGGAGGTTCCAGGAACGCGCGATACCGCGCGGGAGGAAGCGGGCGGCGGACTGGTACTCGGGGTCGAAAGGGCTCGTAGACATGGGGAGGGTCTCCGACGGTCGATCGCAGGGCGGGGAAGGACGATCCGCCCCCGCGCACACACCCTTTCTAGCAGGCGACGGCCGGGGACGAGAGCCCCCTCGGACGGGGCGCATGATCCCCCTGCGATACCCTGCGGACCATGGCGACGGCCGACGGCGTGCAGCACGAATCGCAGGGCGACGATCGTCTGCTCGAACGGCTCTTCGGCCTCACCGCCGGCGGAAACGGGTCGGTCGCCCGCCGCCAGCTCTTCGCCCTGGGCCTGCTCGTTACGACCCATCTCGTCCTGGAGATGGGTGGGTGGGCGCGAGAGGCGACGCCGCGCGCGCTCGCCATGCGCGGCGTCGTGGCCGTCGCGGTGCTTTCGCTCGGTCTACAGCTGGCGCCGTGGATCCTGCGAAGGCGGCGGACCGTCGACGAGGACGTGCTCGACCGCGCGAGGGGCCGTGCGGCGTGGGCGATGCCGATCCTGGTCGCCGCCGCCCTCGGCATGCACGCCCTCCTCTTTCCGGCGGCCGCCAATCACGCGGGACTCCTCGCCCTCGTATTCGTCGTCCTCGCCACCTTCGACGTCGCCCGCGACGAAGAGGCGCTCGCCGCGAGGGCGACGCTGCGGTGGCTCACGGTGATCGTGCTCTTCAGCACCGGTCTCCAGAAGGTCCTCTACGGCACCTACTTCCACGGCGACTTCCTCGCCTGGCAGCTCGCCCACGACGAACGCTTCCTCTCGTTTCTCCAATTCACCGTGTCCGGCGAGGAGATCGAGCGGCTGCGACGGCTCGCCGGCGGCGCGACCGACCTCGGGAGCTATCGATCCTCCGACCCGATGCTGCTCGTCGCGTCGAACGTGGCCTACCTGGGCGAGCTCGCCCTGCCCTTCGCCCTCGTCTGGAAGCGAACCCGCGCCTGGGCGATCCCCGCCGCGTTCGCGCTCTTCGTCCTGATCGAGGCGGGCGCGAGAGAGCTCTTCTTCGGCGTGCTCTTCCTGAACCTGCTCCTGCTCTTCGCGGAGCGGGACTGGCTTCGTCGGCTCGCGCCGATCTCGATCGCGCTCTATCTCGCCGCCTTCGCGAGTCGCATGGGCTGGCTGCCCGGATGGAATCTCAATTGAGGCGCGGACCGGACACGTACCGAACGCGCGTGCGCGCGATGATTCTGCTGCTCGGACTCGTCGCGGCGTGGCCCGTGGCCCACTACACGTGGGTCCAGCACAGCGGGGTCAGCCCCTGGAAGTTCTTCGGCTGGGCGATGTACACGACGCCGCGTTTCCAGGCCCAGTTCGAGTTCCGCGCGATCGACGACGGATCGGGGGTCGAGGCCGAGTCGGGGCGCCTTTTGCGCTATCCGCGCCGGCGTCCGGAGGCCCGTCGGGCCCTGGCCGCCTACCGCCAGGCGGAGCTGGCCTGGCTTCGCCAGACCGATCCAAGCGACCTCGTGAGGGCGGTCTTCGCGGCGTATCCCCGCGTACGGCAACTCGAACTCAAGCGACACCTCTACCGGTACGATGCAGAAACGGGACGCCCGGTACGGGAGACCGACGTGAGGGTTTTCGACCGCCGAAGCCTCTGACCCGACGGGCCCACGTTTCCGAGCCCCCGACGAAGAGGACGATCGCGCCGTGTCCGCCGACCTGCGAAATCTGATCCTCGTTCTCGTGATCGTGTTCGGCCTGCCCGCGCTGATCCGACCGGATCTCACGCCGACCCCCGTCGAGATCGGCTACGGCACGGGCGAGAAACCGGCGGGCGCTCGGACCTTCGATGCCTCGCCGATCGCCGAGCTCGAACGCGTCCAGCCCCGCTACCTCTTCATCGGCAACTCGAACACCTACACGCGGATCGACGAGGACCACCTGGCCTCGCTCGTCGGCGGCCCGGTCCTCGTCCAGGCCGAGTCGAATACCGGCGGCGTGCACTGGTACCTCCAACTCAAGAACCACCTCGTCGCGAGCGAGGCCCGCCCGGAGCGGGTCTTCGTCTTCTACCGGACCCGCGAGCTCGGCGACACGTACACCCGCGCGCCGGAGCAGCGCCACGCCTGGTCCCGCGAGCACGAGCCCGCCCTCGCGGCGATCGGCGAGGCGGACTGCTCGACGACCGGCGACGCATTCCGTGCCGCCGCCTATCGGCTGACCCAGACGCTCTGGCCGACGGTGGACATCCGCTCCGACGACCTCATGAACGTGGCCCTCGCCCTCGCTCCCGAAGCGCTCTACCAGGGAAGCGAGCCCTACGCCTTCCGTGAGGCACTCGGGCGTCGCTTCGGACTCGGCCACCTCCGCCCGACGGTCGGGGACGATCTGCTCGCCGGCGCGACCCTCGAGGTCGATGCGTTCGAGCGGCGCACGCGGTGCTCCACCCTGCC encodes:
- a CDS encoding alpha/beta hydrolase, encoding MSTSPFDPEYQSAARFLPRGIARSWNLPLLRFLGGLAGRGADPDDVEFDDSGAGPLRVHRPTSAGDRPMPAVLWLHGGGFLMGSPKQDDALCRWIADELGAVVVAPVYRLSPQHAFPAALDDAYAALTWLAKRDDVDASRIAVAGASAGGGLAAQVALHAREKGEIRLAAQILVYPMLDDRTVLRTDLDESAFRLWDNRSNRIGWSSYLGHEAGAAEADPIAVPARNEDLGGLPTTWIGVGALDLFCDEDMAYAERLRAAGVECETIVVDGVFHGFDGIVADSAATKQFRESMLGVMKKALAAED
- a CDS encoding HDOD domain-containing protein, whose amino-acid sequence is MPPALHAQTAPAPSTESPQLAPPAERTNQDRQFCFVGRQPILDRKGRVVAHDLLFRDSERATEASFDAPLAATVQVLLATFAELGPATLIGDQPAFVNADPTLEIAEHLAGLPKVPLIFDIPAGIEIDDTFLERIDLVRSAGFELCLDDYDYKDPREVLLPLVQYAKVDFSRHKSAALRKIARTLNEHQLVRVATRIETERGQRIFEQQEWHLALGYFFAHPEQVARARPSIRRSRMLELLGRIDDDTPAEEIAKQLKRVPHLTMNVLSMANLVRDDAAQRIESVEQAVVMVGRDRLMRWLHLLLFASDDPNGLADPLCQLSSTRSTLMERLARFSGQDDLNPDRAALAGLLSLAPALLGMSVKEVCRKLALEYSIEKALLRREGPVGELLALVECREEQDSVGIAENLAKLGLDWPDLERAALETIGWNQELSGLQTTGDRPVRLG